The Lytechinus pictus isolate F3 Inbred chromosome 17, Lp3.0, whole genome shotgun sequence genome contains a region encoding:
- the LOC129280585 gene encoding monocarboxylate transporter 11-like, which yields MASMATSNGQVAICLSVTGIGIGILKASCVMTLHRVAGKNYNLYLSLGFSGYGSGMVLLPLLAESLRAPYGWRGGLLVIGALVAHIIPCAVGMKVDPDENSTQKRKVHLSTGPSTTDSERKEEQVRRSQSAKGGNSDQSEFGVFRKITNRFRQSDFYTDPIFNVVFGVSFTYYMIHCGWHSFLVPHILGRGVSVQNTLILTFAAALGNTFSRVIVGVLTNNWFTSVDVYIVTTTLNIAALLVDVYFVNYYVMLVTSCVSAMSIGGRGVVGTLVIRDRASPEQFDVAFAAEKLISGFGMFLGGYLGGVLADHFASYNATFKMLPVIEGVNFILIMILRCNPKSSTNSV from the exons ATGGCTTCAATGGCAACTAGCAATGGTCAGGTTGCAATCTGTCTCTCTGTAACAG GAATAGGAATAGGTATTTTGAAGGCAAGCTGTGTCATGACGTTGCATCGTGTAGCTGGGAAAAATTACAACCTATATCTCAGCCTTGGTTTTTCTGGATACGGTTCCGGGATGGTGCTACTGCCACTGCTAGCGGAATCACTGCGAGCCCCTTACGGCTGGAGAGGTGGGCTGCTCGTAATAGGCGCGCTGGTAGCACACATCATCCCCTGTGCTGTTGGCATGAAGGTAGATCCCGACGAGAACAGCACGCAGAAACGTAAAGTCCACTTATCCACAGGGCCATCTACGACAGATAGCGAAAGAAAAGAGGAGCAAGTGAGACGATCCCAAAGTGCCAAAG GAGGGAACTCTGACCAAAGCGAGTTTGGTGTCTTTCGTAAGATTACAAACAGATTCCGTCAATCTGATTTTTACACGGATCCCATCTTCAATGTGGTATTCGGTGTATCTTTTACCTACTATATGATTCACTGCGGATGGCATTCCTTTCTCGTGCCACATATCCTTGGAAGAGGAGTCTCCGTCCAGAATACGCTCATACTTACTTTCGCAGCAGCATTAGGAAATACCTTCAGCAGAGTCATTGTAGGTGTCCTCACGAACAACTGGTTCACCTCGGTCGATGTCTACATCGTCACTACCACCCTGAACATTGCTGCGCTTCTCGTTGACGTGTATTTCGTCAACTACTATGTGATGTTAGTTACTTCCTGCGTCTCTGCAATGTCGATTGGAGGAAGGGGAGTGGTTGGGACCCTTGTTATCAGGGATAGAGCATCTCCAGAACAATTCGACGTCGCATTTGCAGCAGAAAAGTTAATCTCTGGATTTGGGATGTTCCTTGGTGGTTACCTTGGTG gtgtacTGGCAGATCACTTCGCATCTTACAACGCTACATTCAAAATGTTACCAGTCATCGAAGGTGTTAATTTCATCCTCATAATGATCCTAAGATGTAATCCTAAAAGCAGTACTAACTCAGTGTAA